One Echinicola strongylocentroti DNA window includes the following coding sequences:
- a CDS encoding SusC/RagA family TonB-linked outer membrane protein yields MKKTFTKLTFLVFVFLLVGQVYGQEMTITGTVTTAEDGEPLPGVSVLLQGTNTGTVTDLDGNYSIDAANGQGTLVFSYLGYITQTIAIENRTTIGVVMEEDVSEMGEFVVTAFDIDQSEKSLGYAAQVVGSEEITKTKQPNLVNALQGQVAGVQITNSGGAPGQSARIVIRGINSLDPNANNQPLFVVDGVPINNSTIESGSGNTPRGMSNRAADINPNDIESMSVLKGAAATALYGVRAANGAVIIRTKKGKAGETRININSSIGMDKLVKMPNLQDQFGQGFSGEYDPSSFWPAWGAPIAEVAETVPGHKYQDNWNRAFDTGLNIDNNISFSGGSENATFYGSFGRLDQQGIIPFSDWSRTTAKLSGTVKASEKFDFSGSMNFSNSGGNRVPHDRFMERMMYWAETQDVRDYINPDGTMNTYSNTNPIYDARFATYEDNVNRIIGNINLNYRPTDWLTLSYRLGTDVSSDSRTEITPGPKGIDGEVALSSTGFIEETRINARDLTSNFYITLQKQFSEDWNTTLRLGNDIFERRFDRVVSTGSDFVIPDFYHLNYTSQVFTDQDSEIKRLVGFYGDLTVDYKNYLFFNLTGRNDISSTLPKDNNSFFYPSVNVSYVFSENMTMPSWFTFGKIRASWAQVGKDTKPHILGATFVAPDVFPLNGQVGFSRNSTFGDPGLRPELTTSLEFGTQLSFFEGRVDLDVTYFKSNSKDMIIPVPISDGTGFSSYITNAGEIENSGIELVVGAEIIETSDFKWTVTGNMTKNKNEVVGIREGIDEIIVGSQSGYAGSTVTMKLIEGDAYGNLYGTSYQRYGGDPESKYAQSSLPMIIGEDGFPLRNTTQLILGNAVPKWFSGLKNEFSYKNFDLSFLIDFRADLKQYNQFENFLSAFGKNDYTAIRNESIVFDGVLEDGSTNTKEVWLGQGVGPDGVDYGAGYWRNTYRGISENFVNDASYIKLRNITLGYDFDTKLLENTPFRSIRASVAANNIILFTPWDGFDPESFSAGAGGNAVGFTGLGYPGVQSFFFTLNLGL; encoded by the coding sequence ATGAAGAAAACCTTTACGAAATTAACCTTCTTGGTTTTCGTCTTTTTGCTGGTAGGTCAAGTCTATGGGCAAGAAATGACGATCACCGGAACGGTGACGACCGCGGAAGATGGGGAGCCACTTCCAGGGGTGAGTGTGTTGTTACAGGGAACCAATACGGGTACCGTGACGGACTTGGACGGGAATTATTCCATTGATGCAGCAAATGGGCAAGGAACCTTGGTGTTTTCCTACCTAGGCTATATTACCCAGACCATCGCCATCGAAAACCGAACGACGATTGGTGTGGTAATGGAAGAGGATGTGTCGGAGATGGGTGAGTTTGTTGTTACCGCATTTGATATTGATCAGAGTGAAAAAAGCCTTGGTTATGCCGCTCAAGTAGTGGGATCCGAAGAAATTACTAAGACGAAGCAACCTAACTTGGTCAATGCACTCCAAGGCCAAGTGGCAGGTGTGCAGATCACTAATTCTGGTGGTGCTCCAGGTCAAAGTGCCCGGATCGTCATTAGAGGGATCAACTCTCTTGACCCCAATGCCAATAACCAGCCACTTTTTGTGGTAGACGGTGTGCCGATTAACAATTCAACCATTGAATCAGGCTCTGGCAACACTCCTCGAGGCATGTCAAACAGGGCGGCTGATATCAATCCCAATGATATCGAATCCATGTCTGTACTGAAAGGAGCAGCGGCTACTGCCTTGTACGGTGTCCGAGCAGCAAATGGTGCAGTGATCATCCGTACCAAAAAAGGCAAGGCAGGAGAGACACGTATCAATATCAATAGCTCCATTGGAATGGATAAGCTGGTAAAAATGCCCAACCTTCAAGATCAATTTGGTCAAGGGTTTAGTGGAGAGTATGACCCTTCCAGTTTTTGGCCAGCTTGGGGTGCGCCGATTGCAGAAGTGGCGGAAACAGTGCCGGGACACAAGTATCAGGACAATTGGAACAGGGCGTTTGATACCGGCTTGAATATTGATAATAACATCAGCTTTTCTGGCGGTAGTGAAAATGCCACTTTCTACGGCTCCTTTGGTAGATTGGATCAGCAGGGTATTATTCCTTTTAGTGATTGGAGCAGAACTACTGCCAAACTTTCCGGTACGGTAAAGGCCAGTGAAAAGTTTGATTTCAGTGGATCCATGAATTTCTCTAATTCCGGAGGTAATCGGGTGCCCCATGATAGGTTTATGGAGCGAATGATGTACTGGGCAGAAACCCAGGATGTCCGGGATTATATTAATCCTGATGGTACCATGAATACTTATAGCAATACCAATCCTATTTATGATGCACGTTTTGCTACTTATGAAGATAATGTCAATAGGATCATTGGTAACATTAACCTTAATTATAGGCCCACTGACTGGTTGACTTTATCTTACCGATTAGGGACTGATGTGTCGAGTGACAGCAGGACAGAAATTACTCCTGGTCCCAAAGGGATAGATGGTGAAGTCGCATTGAGCTCTACGGGATTTATCGAGGAAACCAGGATCAATGCGCGGGATTTGACATCTAACTTCTATATTACCCTTCAAAAACAGTTCTCCGAAGATTGGAATACTACATTAAGATTGGGTAATGATATTTTCGAAAGAAGGTTTGATCGAGTGGTATCGACCGGGTCAGATTTTGTGATTCCTGATTTTTATCACCTTAACTATACTTCTCAGGTTTTTACAGACCAAGATAGTGAGATTAAGCGTTTGGTGGGCTTTTATGGAGATTTGACAGTGGATTACAAAAACTACTTGTTCTTTAATCTAACCGGTAGAAATGACATTTCTTCTACACTTCCAAAGGACAACAATTCCTTTTTCTATCCTTCTGTAAATGTGAGTTATGTATTCAGTGAGAATATGACGATGCCTTCATGGTTTACATTTGGTAAAATCCGAGCCTCTTGGGCGCAGGTGGGTAAAGACACCAAACCCCATATCCTAGGAGCAACTTTTGTGGCTCCAGATGTATTCCCTCTTAATGGACAGGTGGGATTTAGTCGAAACAGTACTTTTGGTGATCCCGGTCTTAGGCCTGAGTTGACTACCTCTTTGGAATTTGGCACCCAGTTGTCATTTTTTGAGGGTAGGGTTGATTTGGATGTGACTTATTTCAAGTCCAATTCAAAGGACATGATCATTCCTGTTCCTATTTCAGATGGCACAGGATTCAGTAGCTATATCACCAATGCCGGAGAAATAGAGAATAGTGGTATCGAATTGGTAGTGGGGGCAGAAATCATCGAAACCAGCGACTTTAAGTGGACGGTGACTGGAAACATGACAAAGAATAAAAATGAAGTAGTGGGAATCAGAGAGGGGATCGATGAGATCATCGTAGGTAGTCAGTCTGGCTACGCAGGGAGTACAGTGACCATGAAACTCATAGAAGGTGACGCTTATGGTAATTTATATGGTACAAGTTATCAGCGCTATGGTGGAGACCCTGAAAGTAAGTATGCCCAGTCCAGCTTGCCAATGATAATCGGTGAGGATGGATTTCCTTTGAGAAATACTACACAGCTTATCCTGGGAAATGCCGTTCCAAAATGGTTTAGCGGGTTGAAAAATGAATTTTCTTATAAGAACTTTGATTTGAGCTTCCTTATTGATTTTAGGGCAGATTTGAAACAATATAACCAGTTTGAAAACTTCCTTTCTGCATTTGGTAAAAATGATTACACCGCAATTCGTAATGAATCCATTGTGTTTGACGGTGTTTTGGAAGATGGATCCACTAACACGAAAGAGGTGTGGCTCGGACAGGGTGTTGGCCCCGACGGTGTGGACTATGGAGCAGGTTATTGGAGAAATACTTATCGCGGAATCAGTGAGAATTTTGTGAATGATGCCAGTTATATCAAATTAAGGAATATTACTTTGGGATATGACTTTGACACGAAGTTGTTAGAAAATACACCATTCCGATCCATCAGGGCTTCAGTGGCAGCAAACAATATTATCTTGTTTACTCCTTGGGACGGGTTTGACCCAGAGTCATTCTCCGCTGGTGCAGGTGGAAATGCTGTAGGTTTCACTGGATTGGGATATCCAGGTGTACAAAGCTTCTTCTTTACACTCAATCTAGGACTTTAA